A DNA window from Leishmania donovani BPK282A1 complete genome, chromosome 25 contains the following coding sequences:
- a CDS encoding glycosome import protein, whose amino-acid sequence MAWLGDAVDAQYTIDTVSKQQALLPSSNAFSIFPKDHVLRIFQLDALVLQQELVEILQTTLFHVLDIPPLQHFRFAYQEELVLVLDALLYRLSVWRMGQSIGDRLQNLVLRDEERARLLALQNTKSILPSLAPSRRLLLVHAIMTLVMPYVTRKVQRKVLEEGWEREPVTTARHRIAKALRYGVVTWSLLSLANTFNFLMTGKYRTLVERILSLRLVYGSQRMMRFTNLLYMNQHVQWQTWMSLFRALSLGRYFRRLMKSLSSVASSSALLSMNENLCSACHELPTVCQRSNCGHRYCYYCIKSRLLDSQSTGSFRCIKCGQAVHSCAPA is encoded by the coding sequence ATGGCGTGGCTCGGAGACGCGGTCGACGCGCAGTACACAATCGACACGGTGTcgaagcagcaggcgctgctgccgtcctcCAACGCCTTTTCGATCTTCCCGAAGGATCACGTCCTGCGCATCTTTCAGCTGGATGCGCTTGTGCTGCAACAGGAGCTCGTCGAGATTCTGCAGACGACTCTCTTCCATGTGCTTGACATCCCGCCCCTCCAGCACTTTCGCTTCGCCTATCAGGAGGAGCTTGTGCTCGTTTTGGATGCCCTGTTGTACCGTCTGTCGGTGTGGCGCATGGGGCAGTCCATCGGGGACCGACTGCAGAACTTAGTCCTTCGCGATGAAGAGCGGGCGCGTCTGCTGGCCCTGCAGAACACAAAGTCGATCCTGCCCAGCCTCGCTCCATCCCGCCGACTACTGCTGGTGCACGCAATCATGACGCTCGTAATGCCTTACGTCACCCGCAAGGTGCAGCGAAAGGTGCTAGAGGAGGGATGGGAGCGTGAGCCTGtcacgacggcgcggcaTCGCATCGCCAAGGCGCTCCGCTATGGCGTTGTCACATGGTCTTTGCTCTCTCTTGCCAACACGTTTAACTTCCTGATGACGGGGAAGTACCGCACCCTCGTCGAGCGCATCCTGTCTCTCCGTCTCGTCTACGGCTCGCAGCGGATGATGCGCTTTACAAATCTGCTCTACATGAATCAGCACGTCCAGTGGCAAACGTGGATGTCTCTCTTCAGAGCGCTTAGTCTGGGGCGATACTTCCGGCGACTCATGAAAAGCCTCAGCTCCGTtgcatcgtcgtcggcgttgcTCTCCATGAACGAGAACttgtgcagcgcgtgccaTGAGCTGCCGACAGTGTGCCAGCGGTCGAACTGCGGCCACCGTTACTGCTATTACTGCATCAAGAGTCGGCTGCTCGATAGTCAATCCACCGGCTCCTTTCGTTGTATAAAGTGCGGCCAAGCcgtgcacagctgcgccCCTGCGTAA